The Medicago truncatula cultivar Jemalong A17 chromosome 4, MtrunA17r5.0-ANR, whole genome shotgun sequence genome includes a region encoding these proteins:
- the LOC25492371 gene encoding AT-hook motif nuclear-localized protein 28, whose amino-acid sequence MVSQPTSSKKPKGRPIGSKNKAKAPIIVKENTDNLMELIVIEIPKGNDVVETLINLSLYRQAGITVLSASGLVSNVTFLHPILRTPNFPTKGTYKMTSLFGTYMNATYGRVPPQLIAEPACSSFSIYVKANYGNYVFGGIVGGKVKAAGAVFITATLLKNPEFHRVAVINGIYQEIEDENTRCVGGVTPIAEDFAPNFGVMGVDSAHLNQQMLPLPTDVNGMHWDISPST is encoded by the coding sequence ATGGTCTCTCAACCAACCTCCTCGAAAAAGCCTAAGGGTAGACCCATTGGCTCAAAGAACAAGGCCAAAGCACCCATCATTGTTAAGGAAAACACTGACAACCTCATGGAATTGATTGTCATTGAGATCCCTAAGGGCAATGATGTTGTGGAGACTCTCATCAATTTGTCTCTGTATCGTCAAGCTGGAATCACAGTGTTAAGTGCTTCTGGTCTTGTTTCGAATGTCACATTTTTGCACCCGATATTACGTACACCTAATTTTCCAACTAAAGGAACATACAAAATGACATCCTTATTTGGAACTTACATGAATGCGACATATGGTCGTGTTCCTCCCCAATTAATAGCTGAGCCAGCATGTTCCTCCTTTTCTATTTATGTGAAGGCCAATTATGGCAATTACGTGTTTGGTGGAATCGTTGGGGGTAAGGTCAAGGCTGCCGGTGCTGTTTTCATTACAGCCACTCTTTTGAAAAATCCAGAGTTTCATAGGGTGGCTGTCATCAATGGAATTTATCAGGAAATTGAAGATGAGAACACAAGATGTGTTGGTGGTGTCACCCCAATTGCTGAAGATTTTGCGCCAAATTTTGGTGTCATGGGTGTTGATTCGGCTCACCTGAATCAGCAAATGCTTCCTCTTCCAACTGATGTGAATGGCATGCATTGGGATATCTCCCCTAGCACTTGA